TATGTGTTGGAGAAACTTTAGAAGAAAGAGAAGCAGGAAACACTAAAGATGTTTGTAAAGTTCAAGTTGAAAAAGCTTTAGAAAATGTATCTAAGGAAGATTTAGCTAAGGTTGTTATAGCTTACGAACCAGTATGGGCTATAGGAACTGGAAAAACTGCAACATCTGAAGATGCTAACGATGTTATAGCTTACATAAGAGAAGTTGTAGCTAATCTTTACAAAGAATTAGCAAATGAAGTTAGAATTCAATACGGAGGAAGTGTGAAACCTTCAAACGTAGCTGAAATAATGAATCAAAGTGATATAGACGGAGCTTTAGTAGGTGGAGCTAGTTTAGAAGCTAATGATTATGTAAAGCTTGTTAATTTCTAAGGAGATACATATATGAAAAAACCAGTTGCTTTAATAATAATGGATGGATTTGGAGAAAGCAAAAACCTTGATGGAAATGCTATAGCATCTTCAAATACACCTAATTTAGATAAAATAATGAATGAATATCCTCATACATTAATTCAAGCTAGTGGACTTGAT
The Romboutsia ilealis genome window above contains:
- the tpiA gene encoding triose-phosphate isomerase: MRKPIIAGNWKMHKTIAEALEFVNDVKDKVNNDNVEAVICAPFTLLKDLKEATKGTNIKIGAQNMHFEEKGAFTGEISPLMLKELDMDYVVIGHSERRQYFNETNETVNKKVLKALEVGIDPILCVGETLEEREAGNTKDVCKVQVEKALENVSKEDLAKVVIAYEPVWAIGTGKTATSEDANDVIAYIREVVANLYKELANEVRIQYGGSVKPSNVAEIMNQSDIDGALVGGASLEANDYVKLVNF